From Candidatus Amoebophilus asiaticus 5a2, the proteins below share one genomic window:
- the murC gene encoding UDP-N-acetylmuramate--L-alanine ligase, with protein sequence MEHYKYVYILGIGGIGMSALARWFHREGSQVFGYDKGQTLLTDQLIQEGISIHYEATIDAIPTAILDHPHETLVLYTPSIAATHPIWQYLSDHGYNLCKRGDILDIITKNHFTLAIAGTHGKTTSTSLAAHVLCHANRNITAFLGGIAKNYNSNFIASSNTEQESSIVIEADEFDRFFLKLHPDIAIITTVDPDHLDIYKDQDGFEEGFKQFLSRLPKQGIAILHHDVAKRLIDDESYPTQAQVIQYALKDSPICADNIYISETGRFCFDYISEKFVIRDIQLPVPGYHNIENALAVITACLHIGIAPEIIREAIHTFQGIARRFDLIIQRNDLVFIDDYGHHPVEITALLTTIRKLYPNKKVTVIFRPNQYSRTKDFLQEIAQSLSLADCVLILDIYSDREVPIEGINSEAILQHITLPYKYACTKEDLVLQLAQVDKLEVVVNLGAGDADEFIQPVREFLLKNYT encoded by the coding sequence ATGGAACATTATAAATACGTTTATATATTAGGTATTGGTGGTATTGGTATGAGTGCGCTTGCTAGATGGTTTCATCGAGAAGGTTCTCAAGTATTTGGTTATGATAAAGGACAAACGTTGCTTACTGACCAGCTAATACAAGAAGGCATATCAATACACTATGAAGCAACCATAGATGCTATTCCTACTGCTATTTTGGATCATCCACACGAGACTTTAGTTTTATATACACCTTCAATTGCTGCAACTCATCCTATTTGGCAATATTTATCTGACCATGGATACAATTTGTGTAAAAGAGGTGATATACTAGATATCATTACAAAGAATCACTTCACATTAGCCATAGCAGGTACTCATGGTAAGACAACCAGTACTTCTTTAGCTGCACATGTCTTATGTCATGCCAATAGAAATATAACTGCTTTTTTAGGGGGTATTGCCAAAAATTATAATAGTAATTTTATAGCAAGTTCTAATACAGAACAGGAAAGCTCCATTGTTATAGAAGCAGACGAATTTGATCGCTTTTTCTTAAAATTGCATCCCGATATAGCAATTATTACTACAGTAGACCCAGATCATTTGGATATATATAAAGACCAAGATGGCTTTGAAGAAGGATTTAAACAATTTCTAAGTAGGCTTCCTAAACAAGGAATTGCTATCCTACACCATGATGTTGCAAAGAGATTAATAGATGATGAGTCATATCCTACCCAAGCACAGGTTATTCAATATGCATTGAAAGATTCACCGATTTGCGCTGATAATATATATATTAGTGAAACAGGAAGGTTTTGCTTTGACTATATAAGTGAAAAGTTTGTTATTAGAGATATACAATTGCCGGTACCAGGGTACCATAATATAGAAAATGCGTTAGCAGTTATTACGGCATGCTTGCATATAGGAATAGCACCTGAAATTATTCGAGAAGCCATACATACCTTCCAGGGAATAGCAAGAAGGTTTGACCTCATTATACAACGTAATGACTTAGTTTTTATTGATGATTATGGACATCATCCTGTTGAGATAACAGCATTACTTACTACTATCCGAAAACTATATCCAAACAAAAAGGTTACAGTAATTTTTCGTCCTAACCAGTATAGTAGGACAAAAGATTTTTTACAGGAAATTGCACAAAGCCTTAGCTTAGCAGACTGTGTATTGATACTAGATATTTATAGCGACCGTGAAGTGCCTATTGAAGGAATAAATTCAGAAGCTATCTTGCAGCATATAACTTTGCCTTATAAGTACGCTTGTACAAAAGAAGATTTGGTTTTGCAGCTTGCACAGGTAGATAAATTAGAAGTGGTTGTAAATCTAGGAGCAGGTGATGCAGATGAGTTTATACAACCGGTCAGAGAGTTTTTACTTAAAAATTACACTTAA
- the murG gene encoding undecaprenyldiphospho-muramoylpentapeptide beta-N-acetylglucosaminyltransferase, producing MKVIISGGGTGGHVYPGIAIADVLKQKNAENQILFVGAGGKMEMSQVPAAGYPIVGLPIRGINRKLKYIWKNLALPIWVLISLWKVKRIIKDFKPNVVIGTGGYAGFPTIYMAARMHIPIVLQEQNAYAGVANRLLAKYAHKICVAYEGMDAYFPSNKVVLTGNPVRAFLTDKADNYLPSLQYFGLEPGIITVLVLGGSLGAQAISESIIKAAHIFEKHTIQVILSTGNAYFSTIQQADFPAFNKNFKILPYIERMDLAFAAANIVVSRAGAISIAEIASAQKPAIFIPSPNVTADHQMKNVLPLVTKNAAILIKDNEVPDKLVPAILELAKDKQRQRMLVENLSSCFKTHAAESIASLIEDLV from the coding sequence ATGAAAGTTATTATTAGTGGGGGAGGAACAGGCGGACATGTATACCCCGGTATTGCCATAGCTGATGTGCTCAAACAGAAAAATGCTGAAAACCAAATTTTATTTGTAGGTGCTGGGGGGAAAATGGAAATGAGCCAGGTTCCTGCTGCAGGCTATCCTATTGTAGGGTTGCCTATTAGAGGTATAAATCGTAAACTCAAATATATATGGAAAAACCTAGCTTTACCAATATGGGTGTTAATTAGCTTATGGAAAGTTAAGCGCATTATAAAAGACTTTAAACCAAATGTTGTGATAGGTACAGGGGGTTATGCAGGTTTTCCTACCATATATATGGCTGCTCGTATGCATATACCTATTGTACTACAAGAACAAAATGCTTATGCGGGTGTTGCCAACAGGTTACTTGCCAAATATGCTCATAAAATATGTGTAGCATATGAGGGTATGGATGCTTATTTTCCTAGTAATAAAGTTGTGCTAACAGGAAACCCTGTAAGAGCATTTCTAACAGATAAGGCTGATAATTATCTGCCAAGCTTACAATACTTTGGGCTTGAGCCAGGCATTATTACTGTACTTGTCTTGGGTGGAAGTCTAGGTGCACAAGCTATTAGCGAATCAATTATTAAAGCGGCTCATATATTTGAAAAACATACTATACAAGTAATCCTATCTACTGGTAATGCCTATTTTTCAACCATACAGCAAGCTGATTTCCCAGCTTTCAATAAGAATTTTAAAATATTGCCTTACATAGAGCGCATGGATTTAGCATTTGCAGCTGCAAATATTGTTGTGTCTAGGGCTGGTGCCATATCTATTGCAGAGATTGCATCAGCCCAGAAACCAGCTATTTTTATTCCTTCTCCTAATGTGACTGCTGACCATCAGATGAAAAATGTATTACCTTTGGTTACTAAAAATGCCGCTATTTTAATTAAAGATAATGAAGTCCCTGACAAGCTTGTTCCAGCTATTTTAGAACTAGCAAAAGACAAGCAGCGTCAACGTATGCTAGTAGAAAATTTGAGTAGCTGTTTTAAGACACATGCAGCAGAAAGTATAGCCAGTCTTATAGAAGATTTAGTATAG
- a CDS encoding tetratricopeptide repeat protein, with protein sequence MCLYMRRIVLCILLIVASSSYQTCVTEVVNQRHGEGLIMNVTSRQDRKMEVYISLGARRNEAIIGNYRLRVRLFSTTERDATSFIDYINGAGRHERATNIDQPLSYFTREERINLESEEILIPFTFIPGLEVTNAKICFELFNEAGMLISSANVSWEHTIIEPENNLMLLESAEIHRMEELEALDVLPVNYGNTFTTLTGEHSHIKVGSKPQKELTTAFYLNNAKHKVTLREVENREKIDARLELEKMVIPARYNNMSNQELAKRANENDLYAQELMVRKVMAEGSFLSLLKLADPYNWKGIREKVQQDGRYIYILLSRPNQIKDDAICNLFVDSVIEHAQAGDSLVQTNLGMMYLAGKGVQINSDQGLACLIQATEKNFGLAYYMLGQVYKHGIGIKKNTKEVVKWHIEAANQGIIRSKYNLRDIYIASILFDKAEVEEEMDEEEGLKKEIEWLAKVADKEGDKNAQAALGLIYCIGKGVEQNVELGLEWLNMATDYRNKTLLSDHYLIKRIGDIYYYGMLGTAKDSKKAIELYIKAAEGGMVAAQKRLVKVYFKGEYVEQDFAQAIFWALQAKDKAWLLDKFEINLNNPLMYNQVKRDFEALGKDLLVSCRRMRAREKHSLIGRHADMLPDLFQGLKEIIDELMKWGQQLKSQSGLLINFMNFKDPSFKSIIQERQTETGVIPYVKEYEYQEKNYISFGESNVRFADQLLEEQVYQTHYNEALNLLEIITSIYKKAQVKLICEAKEIKKVLSKLHIDEKIKEQMFLKELNGKIRIINLFNVKLKLLEDKKKQFMSFYQLLFKQIEKGLFVRNKQFKAKHSYIFD encoded by the coding sequence ATGTGTCTATATATGAGGCGTATTGTTTTGTGCATATTACTTATTGTAGCAAGCAGCAGCTACCAGACATGTGTAACAGAAGTAGTAAATCAAAGGCATGGGGAAGGTTTGATAATGAACGTCACTTCAAGACAGGATAGAAAAATGGAAGTCTATATTAGCTTGGGAGCAAGGAGAAATGAAGCTATAATTGGTAACTATAGATTAAGAGTTAGGTTGTTTTCTACAACAGAAAGAGATGCTACTAGTTTTATAGACTATATAAATGGCGCAGGGCGGCATGAGCGAGCAACAAACATCGACCAACCGTTGAGCTATTTTACAAGAGAAGAGAGGATAAATTTGGAAAGTGAAGAGATTCTAATACCTTTTACATTTATTCCAGGGTTAGAAGTAACTAATGCAAAAATATGCTTTGAGCTTTTCAATGAAGCAGGGATGTTAATTAGTTCAGCTAATGTAAGCTGGGAGCATACTATAATAGAGCCAGAAAATAACTTAATGCTGCTAGAAAGTGCTGAAATACATAGAATGGAGGAGTTAGAGGCACTAGATGTGTTGCCAGTAAATTATGGGAATACATTTACAACACTAACAGGTGAACATAGCCATATAAAAGTGGGGAGCAAGCCACAAAAAGAACTAACAACTGCTTTCTATCTAAACAATGCTAAACACAAAGTGACATTAAGGGAGGTAGAAAATAGAGAAAAAATTGATGCACGGTTAGAATTAGAAAAGATGGTTATACCTGCTAGATATAATAACATGAGCAACCAAGAGTTAGCTAAGCGAGCGAATGAGAATGATTTATATGCGCAAGAGCTAATGGTTAGAAAGGTTATGGCAGAAGGCTCTTTTTTAAGCTTGCTAAAATTAGCTGATCCATATAATTGGAAGGGAATTAGAGAAAAAGTACAGCAAGATGGGCGTTACATTTATATATTGCTAAGCCGTCCAAATCAGATCAAAGATGATGCTATTTGTAACTTGTTTGTTGATAGTGTAATAGAGCATGCGCAAGCAGGAGATTCTTTGGTACAAACCAATTTAGGAATGATGTATTTGGCAGGTAAAGGTGTACAGATAAATAGTGACCAAGGACTAGCATGCCTTATTCAAGCAACTGAGAAAAATTTTGGATTAGCTTATTATATGCTAGGACAAGTTTATAAGCATGGGATAGGTATTAAGAAGAATACAAAAGAGGTAGTTAAATGGCATATAGAAGCAGCTAACCAAGGGATTATACGCTCCAAGTACAATTTAAGGGATATATACATAGCCAGTATTTTATTTGATAAAGCTGAGGTTGAAGAAGAAATGGACGAAGAAGAGGGCTTGAAAAAAGAAATAGAGTGGCTTGCTAAAGTAGCAGATAAAGAAGGAGATAAAAATGCGCAAGCGGCATTAGGATTGATATATTGTATAGGTAAAGGAGTAGAGCAAAATGTTGAATTAGGTTTAGAATGGCTTAATATGGCCACTGACTATAGAAATAAGACTTTATTAAGTGACCACTATTTAATAAAGAGAATAGGAGACATATATTACTATGGTATGCTTGGTACAGCTAAAGATTCTAAAAAAGCTATAGAGTTATATATAAAAGCAGCTGAGGGTGGGATGGTTGCAGCTCAGAAGCGTTTAGTAAAAGTGTATTTTAAGGGAGAATATGTTGAACAAGATTTTGCTCAGGCAATTTTTTGGGCTTTACAAGCAAAAGATAAAGCATGGTTATTGGATAAATTTGAAATTAACTTAAATAATCCTTTAATGTATAACCAAGTTAAAAGAGATTTTGAGGCTTTGGGTAAAGATCTTCTTGTTAGTTGTCGACGTATGCGAGCACGAGAGAAGCACTCACTTATAGGGAGGCATGCTGATATGTTACCTGACTTGTTTCAAGGATTAAAAGAGATAATAGATGAACTTATGAAGTGGGGACAACAATTAAAGTCTCAATCTGGCTTGTTGATAAATTTCATGAATTTTAAGGATCCAAGCTTTAAAAGCATAATACAAGAACGTCAAACGGAAACAGGTGTTATCCCCTACGTAAAGGAATATGAATATCAAGAAAAGAATTATATAAGCTTTGGAGAATCAAATGTTCGGTTTGCAGACCAGCTTTTAGAGGAACAGGTTTATCAAACTCATTATAATGAAGCACTTAATCTATTAGAGATAATCACATCTATTTATAAAAAAGCACAGGTAAAGTTAATTTGTGAAGCAAAAGAGATTAAAAAAGTACTATCTAAGTTGCATATAGATGAGAAGATAAAGGAACAGATGTTTTTAAAAGAGTTGAATGGAAAAATCAGAATAATTAACTTATTTAATGTCAAATTAAAATTACTTGAAGATAAGAAAAAACAGTTTATGAGTTTTTATCAACTATTATTCAAACAAATTGAAAAAGGACTGTTCGTACGTAATAAGCAGTTTAAAGCAAAACACAGTTATATTTTTGATTAA
- a CDS encoding tetratricopeptide repeat protein: protein MCKAILIKTRQGAIYRYTKNIALGIALVIASTNFHTCVSNGVHQVGSNLKMEVSSGVDRHMDVHFVLSDDVEEASLAGYALNVNLIVIEGEQDSNNLLEYRNRSGKGKRASSINKPLNYFIEEEKLNLESEELMIPFKLVPGVGVTKVKVQFLLLNEGGNILSTSYVDWNSSTEESEIVTDNRLMLIDIPKVNDEENIAISVGSVALEQMGMSTAEESPDGSRKRKRNLENSSSAMSLNDAIKRKEKRAKRLAKGKESVETEEEAEVEVLHAFIEEMVIPDVYSRMSEIELVKCANDNSPYAQEAIVRLNLRSGIHGCLQYDLEPDKWSNIEEKALQDQRYVLLLIYNYYRYTYYTKYECMDFFKLPFIEKIIEKVRLAAELGDALAQTNLGYILLFKANDEDKWSTSVKREVAETFHQSFCWLKKAADQGNAHAQLALGRDFYAPDCIYEDYERMAAYYAQAAKQGHQESQFLLGNLYHYGPESQIDDYKWCGFYETLIQAKAGDVEAQSELENTYHSYINRDELDIEKAIYWYNEAAKQGNPESQYQLAIMYFAGRGVGFSNKRAMELLKESAEKNYDLALSKLIDIYYKRGIEEDIIYDSKEALKWLIKAAIGSCDDAGEILGKMYFKGVQMAQDFSNAFFWFYKERYFSEKYSLFVTTQSEEEEMSEGSNDMEGGDNEHEALEAIEANLLGNYQAMLIQKERDHLGTCATFQIGLYKKLEEIMFKFIQWNYKLKTANGLMINSLDFKDPEFKQAIDARQKLTGIIPYIKGHIYQGKSYISFDRPIVQLADEIMEEALNQHLYREAENILNHLKRIYEKLRTKTHKRSIDIETRYHLLDSDLSELDKQKLSQNLEIENALEEIYTNKLKLLEDQIVELRTYYQALFRQIEKGSGIRNKNFRKERNMILRIEEPYAYPRTLFSFKVVEKDFSI, encoded by the coding sequence ATGTGTAAAGCCATATTAATAAAAACCCGTCAAGGGGCTATCTATAGATATACCAAGAATATTGCCTTAGGTATTGCACTAGTTATAGCAAGCACCAATTTCCATACATGTGTGTCAAATGGAGTCCACCAAGTAGGAAGCAATTTAAAGATGGAAGTAAGCTCAGGGGTGGACCGACATATGGATGTTCATTTTGTGCTGAGTGATGATGTAGAAGAGGCTAGCCTTGCTGGTTATGCATTAAATGTAAATCTAATTGTCATAGAAGGAGAGCAGGATAGTAATAATTTGCTAGAATATCGTAATAGATCAGGTAAAGGTAAGAGGGCATCAAGTATCAATAAACCGTTAAACTATTTTATAGAGGAGGAAAAGTTAAACTTAGAAAGCGAGGAGTTAATGATACCTTTCAAACTTGTACCGGGAGTAGGTGTAACAAAAGTAAAAGTTCAATTTTTACTTTTGAATGAGGGTGGCAATATTCTCAGTACATCGTATGTAGATTGGAATAGTTCTACGGAAGAATCAGAAATAGTAACAGATAATAGGTTAATGCTAATAGATATTCCGAAGGTAAATGATGAAGAAAATATAGCTATATCAGTAGGTTCTGTTGCTTTAGAACAAATGGGTATGAGTACAGCAGAAGAAAGTCCGGATGGTAGTAGAAAAAGAAAGCGTAACCTAGAAAACAGTAGTAGTGCAATGAGTTTAAATGATGCTATAAAGAGAAAAGAGAAAAGAGCAAAGAGATTAGCTAAAGGCAAAGAAAGCGTAGAAACTGAAGAAGAAGCTGAAGTAGAAGTTCTACATGCTTTTATTGAAGAGATGGTTATACCTGATGTATACAGCCGTATGTCAGAGATAGAATTAGTAAAGTGTGCTAATGATAATAGCCCGTATGCTCAAGAAGCGATTGTTAGGTTGAATTTACGTTCAGGTATACATGGGTGCCTGCAATATGATCTTGAACCGGACAAATGGTCAAATATAGAAGAAAAAGCATTACAAGATCAACGATATGTTCTTTTGCTAATATATAATTATTATCGGTATACTTATTATACTAAGTACGAATGTATGGATTTCTTTAAATTACCTTTTATAGAAAAGATTATAGAAAAAGTAAGGTTGGCTGCAGAATTAGGAGATGCACTAGCTCAAACTAACTTAGGCTATATATTGTTATTTAAAGCTAATGATGAAGATAAATGGTCTACATCTGTAAAAAGAGAGGTAGCTGAAACATTTCATCAGTCCTTTTGCTGGTTAAAAAAAGCAGCGGATCAAGGAAATGCTCATGCTCAGCTTGCATTAGGGAGAGATTTCTATGCACCAGACTGCATATATGAAGACTACGAAAGAATGGCTGCCTATTATGCTCAAGCAGCTAAACAAGGACATCAAGAATCACAATTCTTATTAGGTAATTTATATCATTATGGACCAGAATCACAGATAGATGATTATAAATGGTGTGGATTTTACGAAACCTTAATACAAGCTAAAGCAGGAGACGTAGAGGCTCAATCAGAATTAGAGAACACATATCATTCTTATATTAACAGAGATGAGCTGGATATTGAAAAAGCTATTTACTGGTATAATGAGGCAGCCAAACAAGGAAATCCGGAATCCCAATATCAATTGGCCATCATGTATTTTGCAGGCCGGGGGGTAGGTTTTAGTAATAAGCGAGCTATGGAATTACTTAAGGAATCTGCAGAAAAAAATTATGATCTCGCTCTATCAAAACTAATAGATATATATTATAAACGGGGAATAGAAGAAGATATAATATATGATTCTAAGGAAGCGCTTAAATGGCTAATCAAGGCAGCAATAGGAAGTTGTGATGATGCTGGGGAAATTTTAGGAAAAATGTACTTTAAAGGAGTTCAGATGGCTCAAGATTTTTCTAACGCATTTTTCTGGTTTTATAAAGAAAGGTATTTTTCAGAGAAATACTCCCTATTTGTTACCACTCAATCAGAAGAAGAAGAGATGTCAGAAGGTTCTAATGATATGGAAGGTGGTGATAACGAACATGAGGCGTTAGAAGCTATTGAAGCAAACTTACTTGGAAACTACCAAGCAATGTTAATACAAAAGGAAAGAGACCATTTAGGCACCTGCGCTACCTTTCAAATTGGATTATATAAAAAGCTTGAGGAGATAATGTTCAAATTTATACAGTGGAATTACAAACTTAAAACGGCTAATGGGCTAATGATAAATAGCTTAGATTTTAAGGATCCAGAATTTAAACAAGCCATTGATGCACGTCAAAAGTTAACAGGTATTATACCTTATATAAAGGGGCATATATATCAGGGAAAAAGTTATATAAGTTTTGATCGGCCCATAGTTCAGTTAGCAGATGAAATTATGGAAGAAGCATTAAATCAACATTTATATAGAGAGGCTGAAAACATTCTTAATCATCTTAAACGTATATATGAAAAATTGCGTACAAAAACACATAAGCGATCAATTGATATAGAAACCAGATACCATTTACTAGATTCAGATTTGTCAGAGTTAGATAAACAGAAGCTCTCACAAAACTTAGAAATAGAAAATGCATTAGAAGAGATATATACAAATAAATTAAAATTGCTTGAAGACCAGATCGTAGAATTGAGGACTTATTATCAGGCACTATTTAGGCAGATTGAAAAAGGGTCAGGTATTCGTAATAAAAATTTTAGAAAAGAGCGCAATATGATTTTAAGAATAGAAGAACCGTATGCATACCCTCGTACCTTATTTAGCTTTAAAGTTGTTGAAAAAGATTTTAGTATCTAA
- the gyrB gene encoding DNA topoisomerase (ATP-hydrolyzing) subunit B gives MEETQKLQNTYSADSIQVLEGLEAVRKRPAMYIGDIGPKGLHHLVWEVVDNSIDEALAGYCTTIKVQIHSDNSITVSDNGRGIPTDIHAKEKRSALEVVMTVLHAGGKFDKGTYKVSGGLHGVGVSCVNALSTHLQATVYRDGKIYQQEYAKGAPLYPVKEVGTTTLRGTTIHFQPDDSIFTTTTYNYSTIAARLGELAYLNAGLTIELTDLREQDQEGNFLQETFHSEGGLAEFVAYLDDAREKLIPQPIYMEGEKYDVPVQVALSYNTGFTENVVSYVNNINTIEGGTHVAGFRRALTRTLKSYAEKSNLLEKAKVEIVGDDFREGLTAVISVKVSEPQFEGQTKTKLGNAEVVGAVDSCVSETLQNYLEEHPQEAKIIVSKVILAAQARHAARKAREMVQRKNVLTGGGLPGKLADCSDNDPAACELYLVEGDSAGGTAKQGRDRRFQAILPLRGKILNVEKAQEHRIYDNEQLRNMIMALGITFGTEEDAKAVNLEKLRYHKVIIMTDADVDGSHIRTLILTFFYRYLKVLLERGFLYIALPPLYLVKRGSESRYCWTEQDRIAAVKDFSPDGKTESVNIQRYKGLGEMNAEQLWTTTMDPAVRSLKQVTIESAAEADHLFSILMGDEVAPRRDFIQLHAKYAQIDI, from the coding sequence ATGGAAGAAACCCAAAAACTACAAAATACCTACTCAGCAGATAGCATTCAAGTACTAGAAGGATTAGAAGCTGTAAGAAAGCGTCCGGCCATGTATATTGGCGATATTGGTCCTAAAGGATTACACCATTTGGTATGGGAAGTTGTCGACAACTCAATCGATGAAGCGTTGGCGGGTTATTGTACTACTATTAAAGTACAGATCCATTCAGATAATTCTATTACCGTATCTGATAATGGTAGAGGTATTCCTACAGACATACATGCAAAAGAAAAAAGATCTGCTTTAGAAGTAGTTATGACTGTGTTGCATGCTGGTGGTAAGTTTGATAAAGGAACTTATAAAGTTTCTGGAGGGTTGCATGGCGTAGGTGTATCTTGCGTAAACGCACTTTCCACACACTTACAGGCTACTGTATATAGAGATGGTAAAATATATCAGCAAGAATATGCCAAAGGTGCCCCATTATACCCTGTTAAAGAAGTAGGAACAACAACTCTGCGAGGAACTACTATACATTTCCAGCCAGATGATTCCATTTTTACTACAACCACTTACAACTATAGCACTATTGCTGCAAGGCTTGGTGAGTTGGCTTACTTAAATGCAGGCCTTACAATAGAATTAACAGATTTACGCGAGCAAGACCAAGAAGGGAACTTTCTTCAAGAAACCTTCCATTCAGAAGGAGGCTTAGCAGAATTTGTTGCCTACCTAGACGATGCTCGAGAGAAATTAATCCCTCAACCTATTTATATGGAGGGAGAAAAATATGATGTCCCTGTACAAGTAGCCTTAAGTTACAATACAGGTTTTACAGAAAATGTTGTTTCCTATGTCAATAACATTAATACAATAGAGGGTGGTACGCACGTAGCTGGATTTAGAAGGGCTCTCACACGTACACTTAAAAGTTATGCAGAGAAGTCCAATTTACTAGAAAAAGCTAAGGTAGAAATCGTAGGAGATGATTTTAGAGAAGGGCTTACAGCCGTTATCTCCGTAAAAGTATCTGAACCTCAATTTGAAGGACAAACAAAAACCAAACTAGGTAATGCGGAAGTGGTGGGTGCTGTAGATAGCTGTGTTAGTGAAACGCTCCAAAACTACTTAGAAGAACATCCTCAGGAAGCTAAGATAATTGTTTCCAAAGTAATTTTGGCTGCCCAGGCACGTCATGCGGCTCGCAAAGCTAGAGAGATGGTCCAACGTAAAAATGTGCTTACTGGTGGAGGGTTGCCTGGTAAATTGGCCGATTGTTCTGATAATGATCCTGCTGCTTGTGAATTATACCTGGTAGAGGGTGACTCTGCAGGTGGTACGGCTAAGCAGGGTAGGGATAGAAGATTTCAAGCTATTTTACCATTGCGGGGAAAAATACTAAATGTAGAAAAAGCCCAAGAGCATAGAATTTATGATAATGAGCAGCTTCGGAATATGATTATGGCTTTGGGTATAACTTTTGGTACAGAAGAAGATGCCAAGGCTGTTAATCTAGAAAAACTCCGCTACCATAAAGTGATTATCATGACTGATGCCGATGTAGATGGTAGCCATATACGTACCCTTATATTAACTTTCTTTTATAGGTATCTGAAAGTGCTTTTAGAAAGAGGATTCCTTTATATTGCTTTGCCACCTCTTTACTTGGTAAAACGAGGAAGTGAGTCACGATACTGCTGGACGGAACAAGATCGTATAGCAGCTGTTAAAGACTTTTCGCCAGATGGTAAAACAGAGTCGGTAAATATACAGCGCTATAAAGGTTTAGGAGAGATGAATGCTGAACAGCTTTGGACTACTACTATGGATCCTGCTGTGAGAAGCTTAAAGCAAGTTACTATAGAATCTGCGGCAGAGGCTGATCATTTGTTTTCTATACTTATGGGTGATGAAGTGGCACCACGAAGAGACTTTATTCAGCTGCATGCTAAGTATGCACAGATAGATATTTAA